CGGCCGTCCTTGCCGGTGGTGATTTGCGTGGCGCGATCAGCCGCCTCGGCGTGCAAAGTTGAAAATGTGTTGGAAACAAAGGATGGCACCGTCCAGGTGAACGCGCCGCCGAGCAGGGAGGTGCGCAGGAATTCACGGCGGGTCTTGAGATCAATTGCCGAGTTCATAGCTTTCATGTCTGATGGTTTTGATCGTTCCTCATTCCCTCTCCCTTGAGGGAGAGAGACAGGGTGAGGGGGAAGGCGTTGGACAAATCAGGAGCGTTGGAAAGCGCCAGCGTTTCTCCCTCACCCCAGCCCTCTCCCGCTGGGAGAGGGCCAAATTGGGCGCAACGAACGTCATCGTATTTATGCCCATGGCCACTAAGTCAGTTGAAATTCGGGAGTGGACATCAGCAGACGGATGGCGTGGCGGATGTCGGCGTCGTCCAGTTCGCCTTGCGCGTCCAGGTATTCGCGCAAAGTTTTCTCCTGCTTCTCCCGGAGTTTCGCCTGGAAGAATCGTTTTTCGAGCGCCTGAATGAGCGCATCTTTGGTGCGCCGGTCTTCTTCCGTCAGGATCTTGGCGACATCGACGGCACGCCCGCGCAAGTTCGGACGATTTCCGGGGCGCATCATCGGGGCGCCGTTCGGGCGGCCCGCCATCATCGGCATCGGGTTCTCGCCCAGCACCAGGAAAGCGGCGAGGTTGTAGCGATTCAACAAATTGTTGGTCGTGATCCAGCTCAAGCCGCCATCCCAGCCCTTCACATTCGGCGGTGCAAACAAATCTTGTCCCAGGAGCCGGAGAATATTGTTCGTCACGAACGGCGGCGGCAATTGGGTCTCCAGCATGCGCACGCTGCTCACCAGCCATTGCACCGGCCCCTTGACCTGGCTCCGCACCACGGAGTCTGAATAAAATTCTTCACTCCTGAACATCGCGCGCAAAACCGGTTTGAAGGTGGTCCCATGCTCGCGGAAAATCTTCGCCAGCGCATCGACCAGGTTCTCGGATGGATTTTCGCCGGCAAAGAAACTCCACAATTTGGCCGTGATGAAGCGCGCGGCCCGGGGCTGAGCCACAATTTGCTCCAGGACGTCCTCGCCTGTGAGGTTCCCGGTTCGGCCCAGCACGGTTTTCTCGCCGCTATCATGGAGCCGGGGCCGATCCACGAACACCTGGTTCACGCGATCCAGCGACCAGCCCGTCAAAGCGCGGGCGGCTTCGGTGACGTCCTTTTCGGTGTAATGCCCTTCGCCCAGCGCGAACAACTCCATGACTTCGCGCGCGAAGTTTTCGTTGGGATGTTCCCGGCGGCTCTGCGCCTGGTCCAGCCAGATCAACATGGCGGGGTCTTTGGAAACCGCCGTCAGCAGTTCCAGCCAGTTTCCCTGGGCGTGCTTGCGGAACGTTTCGTTCTGAAGCCACATGAAATAGGCGTCCCGGACTTTTTGGAAACTCGTCGCGAAATGCCCGTGCCAGAACAGGGTGAGCTTTTCTTGAAGCGGACAAAGCCCCCTGGCCATGCGCTGAAGCCACCATTGCCGAAGCGCGAGCAGCCGCTCCTGCTGAGTCCGCTGTTCCATTTGCTGGAACTTGCGGCGCTCTTCAGCGGTGGCGTTCCTGAACTTTTGGACGCGTTCGATACGGCCCGGATCGGGCTGGGCCCAGTCCGGCGCGGGCGTGTCATCCGCGACCTCTTCGTAATCCACAAAGTGAAGGACGGCTTCTTCCGGGCCGAGCGCGGCGAGCTTTTCAATCTCCGCAGGCGGCCCGCCGAATCCGGCTCGATTGAGCAGGTGCGCCGCGCGGGCGTAGGTCCAACCTGAATCAGGCAGTGGCTTGAGCATATGGCGGACTAGACGGATTTTGCTTGGGAAAGGTTGCGCCAAGTTCGGCACCAGCCGAGCTGGTGGTTCCAAGTTTAAGGTTCAAAGTTCAAAGTTCTCACAGACGCTTGTTTTTCGTATCTGCTCAGCGTGGTAGGGACGGATTCCACTCCGTCCCTGACTAATCCTTGAGGCGTCCTTAAAAGGGGGAGACGGACAACGGAAAAACAGGAGCCTCCGTTGGCCCATCGCCTCTTCCTGGGCGGCGGTCTGCCTCAGGCTTGATTTTGGACGAACTCCCGGCGCGGCGGTGGTCCTTCTGAGTGAGCGCCGGATAGCCGGTATCAAGTTTGCCCTTGCGCGTCGTTCAGATGTTTGCACGCGAGCGGACACCAGTCTTCTTTGTACGGATCGGGACCCGGTTCGCGCTGGACTCTGGCGACGGCTTCCTCGACCCGTTGCGCGACCTCGCTGCGCCAGCCTTCCACGGCGCCCGGTTCGGCCCAGCGTTGTTTCAGCAAGAAATCCTCCGCGACCTTCAGGCAGTCGCGGCCCACGGGACTTTGCCTGAGCTTGGGATCGATGTAACTGGAGTCGTCATGCTCGCCATGGCCGCAGAGCCGAAGCAGCCGGGCGACGACCATTTGCGGACCGAAACCCTGCCGCGCCCGCTGGATCGCTCGGGCCATCATTTTCAGGCAAGCGCCCAGGTCCGTGCCGTCCAGGGCATGGCCTTCCACGCCGTAACCGGCGGCCTTGTCGATCAAGGACCGGCAGGCGAACTGGCGCGAGGTTGGGGTCGAGTAGGCGTATTCGTTGTTCGCGACCACAAGCACCAACGGCAACCTCTCGACGGCAGCTTGATTGAGCGCTTCGTGAAACGCGCCTGTGGAAGTGCCGCCATCGCCGATGCACGTGGCGCCGACGGATTCGGAAACGCCTTTGAACTTTCGCGCCATGAGGATTCCGTTCACCACGGGGATCA
This region of Verrucomicrobiota bacterium genomic DNA includes:
- a CDS encoding DUF1800 domain-containing protein encodes the protein MLKPLPDSGWTYARAAHLLNRAGFGGPPAEIEKLAALGPEEAVLHFVDYEEVADDTPAPDWAQPDPGRIERVQKFRNATAEERRKFQQMEQRTQQERLLALRQWWLQRMARGLCPLQEKLTLFWHGHFATSFQKVRDAYFMWLQNETFRKHAQGNWLELLTAVSKDPAMLIWLDQAQSRREHPNENFAREVMELFALGEGHYTEKDVTEAARALTGWSLDRVNQVFVDRPRLHDSGEKTVLGRTGNLTGEDVLEQIVAQPRAARFITAKLWSFFAGENPSENLVDALAKIFREHGTTFKPVLRAMFRSEEFYSDSVVRSQVKGPVQWLVSSVRMLETQLPPPFVTNNILRLLGQDLFAPPNVKGWDGGLSWITTNNLLNRYNLAAFLVLGENPMPMMAGRPNGAPMMRPGNRPNLRGRAVDVAKILTEEDRRTKDALIQALEKRFFQAKLREKQEKTLREYLDAQGELDDADIRHAIRLLMSTPEFQLT
- a CDS encoding thiamine pyrophosphate-dependent dehydrogenase E1 component subunit alpha; protein product: MLLGRTLDEKFASLYRAGKIHGGVFIGRGQEALSVSVGQLLRPGDVFAPLIRDLAGRLAFGEPILDAVRNYLGSALGPMRSRDGNVHRGRPKQGLLPMISHLGAMIPVVNGILMARKFKGVSESVGATCIGDGGTSTGAFHEALNQAAVERLPLVLVVANNEYAYSTPTSRQFACRSLIDKAAGYGVEGHALDGTDLGACLKMMARAIQRARQGFGPQMVVARLLRLCGHGEHDDSSYIDPKLRQSPVGRDCLKVAEDFLLKQRWAEPGAVEGWRSEVAQRVEEAVARVQREPGPDPYKEDWCPLACKHLNDAQGQT